The Geitlerinema sp. PCC 9228 genome includes the window GATTTGCGAAAACCGCAGTTCTTCTAGCAGATTTTCCAACTGCCGCAGAAGAATATAGAGAAGTTCCCGTTTCTTTTCTGGGCGTAAAATATCGATTTCCAAAACCGTTTCCGTCAGGTTGGTCACGTTGGTTTGGATTTTGCGCAGGGTGGCATCGAAAAGAGCAGATTGCATGTTGGCGGGGGTCGCTGGGCTGGAGGATTGGGGAACGGGAAGGGGGGCCTTGCGATCGCGGGAGGGAGAAGTGGTTTCCTGGGGTGGAGGTGGATTGGTGGGGGGGTCTTCGTTGCGAACCCACCACAAACGCCGTACCAACCAGCGGGCAGCCCGCAATTCCCGCTCTCGCCCTTGAAAAACCATACGCTCTAAAAAGGTCATATCCCACTGGCGCAATCTTGCTTGCAGCTCGTTTAAGGTGACATCAATTTGCTGCAGGTGGCTGGTACCGGTGTTTTGCCACCATTGGGCTAAAAATCCCCTGCTTGCGCTTGGGGAAGGGCTCAGTTGCGAAAGTTGCGGCCAGTAAGATTCGCCCCTGGCAATGGTTTCCATGGCAGCAACCAACTCCGGTAGGGGCGTTCGGTAGGGGCAGTATCCCCGGGCACCCGCGGCTTGTGCTCGTAATAAGGTGGCGCGATCGCCCGCGGTAGCCAGCAATAAAATGGGAATGTGGGGAGATTCTGCTTGCAATTGCTGGCAAAATGCGATCGCCGTTTCGGGATTGCCCGCCAACGCTAGTTCTAAAAGTACGACCCCAATGGCGTCGGTATCTGCCAGTGCCTGGAGAGCGTCGGTGGTGGTGGCTGCTTCTTCGATGTAGGAGATATTGGCAAATTCTGCCAATCCCGTGCGCAACCCCAATCGAAAGATCGGATCGCTGTGGACCAGTAAAATACCAATAGCCGTCTGTTGGGTCATAATTCTTTATCGAGCGTTCCCACGAGCTTCCAGCCAACGAGCGATCGCTTGCTGGGCTTGGGCATACAATTGTTCTCCCGGCGCAATGGTCCGTACTTTGATAATGGCATCGGTATATTGCCCTTGCGTGGCCAGTTCTTGACCAGCTTTTAAAATGGCTCGGTGGGCCGCCAGTTCTGCTTGGGTGCGCCATCGCTGAATGCGTTCTTGGGCCTCTTCGTACAGGGGGCTTTTCGTGCTAATGTTGGCAACCAGTTTCACTGCAGCGGTATATTTTTCCTGTTGGGCGAGTTCGTCGGCACGGCCAATGGTGCGTCGGTCGGTCAAGAGCATGGCTTGTTGCCGCCACTGGGAAATGAAGGATTGAGCGCGATCGTGTAGGGGACTTTGGGGTTCGATGGTGCTGGCCAATTCGATGGCTGCTTGGTAGTCTTCTACTTGACCGCCGGTGGCTTGCTGTTGGGCTTGCTGCAGCAGGGGCTTATCTTCCAAGCGGTGGATTTGCTTTTTCCAGTGAGATTTGAGGGTTTGCGCGTGCAGGCGGCGGGGTCTTTGCTGGGAGATGGTTTGCACCTGTTGGGCTGCCATTTTCAGGGTTGGTTTGTACCCCAAACTGGCGAACCAACTGGCAAATTGCATTTGGCTCAAATCTTCGCTGTGGTCTTGCCACGCCAGTTGCATTTGTCGGATATGGGGAAAGTAAGGGGTTGAGGATGAAAAAGCGTTGGCAGCGGCGCGTGCTTCCCAAAATAAGTACATTAAGGAAGGCAGGCGATCGCCGAGGGCGGTTTGGGTATCTTCTTGGTGCAGGTTGGCCGTTGCCCGGGCTAGCAATACCAGGTTTTCCGCTTCCCCACCCAGGTAGGTGGGGTCGGGGACCAATTCGGCAATGCGAATGGCTTTGTCAAAGTTTTGTCGGTCGATCTCGGCAAAGGCTTCGTTCAGTAGCTGCCGTCCCCAGCGGGAAATGTCGGCTTGGGCTGGCGATCGCGCGTAGGTATTGGGTTCGATTTGGCGGGCCATCTCGATGGCCCGGGCGTATGCCTGGGGATTTTCCCCAACCATGCGATCGCGGGCGCGTTCTAACTTGGTCCAGGCGTCCCGTTCCCTTTTCATTTGTTCGACTAACTGTTGGGAGCGTTTTTTCTGCCAAGGCTGGTGGGGAAATTTTTGTAATTTGCGGATGGCATCCCAGGCTGCAGACCAGTCTCGCTTTTTCATAGCAGTCTGGGCGCTTTGGTAAAATCCTTGGGCTTGGTCGTGGAGGTTTTGCCAGCGTTGTTC containing:
- a CDS encoding DUF3685 domain-containing protein is translated as MTQQTAIGILLVHSDPIFRLGLRTGLAEFANISYIEEAATTTDALQALADTDAIGVVLLELALAGNPETAIAFCQQLQAESPHIPILLLATAGDRATLLRAQAAGARGYCPYRTPLPELVAAMETIARGESYWPQLSQLSPSPSASRGFLAQWWQNTGTSHLQQIDVTLNELQARLRQWDMTFLERMVFQGRERELRAARWLVRRLWWVRNEDPPTNPPPPQETTSPSRDRKAPLPVPQSSSPATPANMQSALFDATLRKIQTNVTNLTETVLEIDILRPEKKRELLYILLRQLENLLEELRFSQIQPEQLEKSTATIVRDLWQIATTEFFGKYYTIYIGDREVNVASSLLEEEARIEENILSKIPFVWELLAHFLFQTPLPGDNTTYEAGSLAAKQRAELLVDNLIISVGNATISPLLNQFADIEAIKNQFFDRRVISTREIERFRNNLTWKYRLAELVGEPKQIFESRYALWTLTDTGIKQISIYAPRRGELEALSGIPFIVTLALEIRDAIAPRLRATISFIGSGLVYLLTQVIGRGIGLIARGIVQGIGSSWQDLRTDRKNKQNEVENR